A region from the Lemur catta isolate mLemCat1 chromosome 7, mLemCat1.pri, whole genome shotgun sequence genome encodes:
- the ELF5 gene encoding ETS-related transcription factor Elf-5 isoform X2, with protein MLDSVTHSTFLPNASFCDPLMSWTDLFGNEEYYPTFEHQTACDAYWTSVHPEYWTKRHVWEWLQFCCDQYKLDANCISFCHFNVSGLQLCSMTQEEFVEAAGICGEYLYFILQNIRTQGYSFFNDAEETKATIKDYADSNCLKTTGIKSQDCHSHSRTSLQSSHLWEFVRDLLLSPEENCGILEWEDREQGIFRVVKSEALAKMWGQRKKNDRMTYEKLSRALRYYYKTGILERVDRRLVYKFGKNAHGWQEDKL; from the exons ATGTTGGACTCAGTGACACACAGCACCTTCCTGCCCAACGCGTCCTTCTGCGACCCCCTGATGTCGTGGACCGATCTGTTCGGCAATGAGGAGTATTACCCCACCTTTGAGCATCAGACAG CCTGCGACGCTTACTGGACATCAGTCCACCCCGAATACTGGACTAAGCGCCACGTCTGGGAGTGGCTGCAGTTCTGCTGTGATCAGTACAAGCTGGATGCCAACTGCATATCCTTCTGCCACTTCAACGTCAGCGGCCTGCAGCTGTGCAGCATGACACAGGAGGAGTTCGTGGAGGCGGCCGGCATCTGCGGGGAGTACCTGTACTTCATCCTCCAGAACATCCGCACACAAG gtTACTCCTTTTTTAATGATGCTGAAGAGACCAAGGCCACCATCAAAGACT ATGCCGACTCCAACTGCTTGAAAACAACTGGCATCAAAAGTCAAGACTGTCACAGTCACAGTCGAACAA GCCTCCAAAGTTCTCATCTATGGGAATTTGTGCGAGACCTGCTTCTATCTCCCGAGGAAAACTGCGGCATTCTGGAATGGGAAGATAGGGAACAAGGTATTTTTCGGGTGGTTAAATCAGAAGCCCTGGCCAAGATGTGGGGACAAAGGAAGAAAAACGACAGAATGACGTACGAAAAGCTGAGCAGAGCCCTGAG ATACTACTATAAAACGGGAATTTTGGAACGGGTCGACCGAAGATTAGTGTACAAATTTGGCAAAAATGCACATGGGTGGCAGGAAGACAAGCTATGA
- the ELF5 gene encoding ETS-related transcription factor Elf-5 isoform X1 gives MPSLSHSQRVMLDSVTHSTFLPNASFCDPLMSWTDLFGNEEYYPTFEHQTACDAYWTSVHPEYWTKRHVWEWLQFCCDQYKLDANCISFCHFNVSGLQLCSMTQEEFVEAAGICGEYLYFILQNIRTQGYSFFNDAEETKATIKDYADSNCLKTTGIKSQDCHSHSRTSLQSSHLWEFVRDLLLSPEENCGILEWEDREQGIFRVVKSEALAKMWGQRKKNDRMTYEKLSRALRYYYKTGILERVDRRLVYKFGKNAHGWQEDKL, from the exons GGTGATGTTGGACTCAGTGACACACAGCACCTTCCTGCCCAACGCGTCCTTCTGCGACCCCCTGATGTCGTGGACCGATCTGTTCGGCAATGAGGAGTATTACCCCACCTTTGAGCATCAGACAG CCTGCGACGCTTACTGGACATCAGTCCACCCCGAATACTGGACTAAGCGCCACGTCTGGGAGTGGCTGCAGTTCTGCTGTGATCAGTACAAGCTGGATGCCAACTGCATATCCTTCTGCCACTTCAACGTCAGCGGCCTGCAGCTGTGCAGCATGACACAGGAGGAGTTCGTGGAGGCGGCCGGCATCTGCGGGGAGTACCTGTACTTCATCCTCCAGAACATCCGCACACAAG gtTACTCCTTTTTTAATGATGCTGAAGAGACCAAGGCCACCATCAAAGACT ATGCCGACTCCAACTGCTTGAAAACAACTGGCATCAAAAGTCAAGACTGTCACAGTCACAGTCGAACAA GCCTCCAAAGTTCTCATCTATGGGAATTTGTGCGAGACCTGCTTCTATCTCCCGAGGAAAACTGCGGCATTCTGGAATGGGAAGATAGGGAACAAGGTATTTTTCGGGTGGTTAAATCAGAAGCCCTGGCCAAGATGTGGGGACAAAGGAAGAAAAACGACAGAATGACGTACGAAAAGCTGAGCAGAGCCCTGAG ATACTACTATAAAACGGGAATTTTGGAACGGGTCGACCGAAGATTAGTGTACAAATTTGGCAAAAATGCACATGGGTGGCAGGAAGACAAGCTATGA